One genomic window of Hyphomicrobiales bacterium includes the following:
- a CDS encoding MotA/TolQ/ExbB proton channel family protein has protein sequence MASQDPSTAPPTELLQEPASTASAATLPTTSEIPIEVTDAATPFSLFGLDLSPALSLIDKGGFVVVVLLVMSVVATTVILVKIVRFLCLGLGSRRKVERALRLWFDGRREEARRVLTPVHQPAARVLAGCMCGLMSGCEERHVREDVERLAMESIADLRRHLRLLDVTVQAAPLLGLFGTVLGMIGAFQALQSAGADADPTVLAGGIWVALMTTAVGLAVAIPIAFVSAWLEGRIEAERGVMESAVTSLLTGRASEGDPTRLAGNFGQSAERMHYAVE, from the coding sequence ATGGCAAGCCAAGACCCCTCAACTGCGCCCCCGACGGAGTTGTTGCAAGAACCAGCATCGACCGCATCCGCAGCCACACTCCCGACCACCAGCGAAATCCCGATCGAAGTGACGGATGCTGCAACGCCGTTCTCGTTGTTCGGCCTCGATCTGTCGCCCGCCCTGTCGCTGATCGACAAGGGCGGCTTCGTGGTCGTCGTGCTCTTGGTGATGTCGGTCGTTGCAACGACCGTCATCCTCGTGAAGATCGTCCGGTTCCTGTGCCTTGGCCTAGGCTCGCGTCGAAAGGTCGAGAGGGCCTTGCGTTTGTGGTTCGACGGGCGCCGCGAGGAAGCTCGCCGGGTCCTCACGCCCGTTCATCAGCCTGCCGCGCGCGTGCTGGCCGGCTGCATGTGCGGGCTGATGTCGGGTTGTGAGGAGCGTCACGTGCGCGAGGACGTCGAGCGGCTCGCCATGGAGAGCATCGCCGATCTCCGGCGCCATCTCCGCCTTCTCGACGTCACGGTGCAGGCCGCGCCGCTCCTTGGCCTGTTCGGAACCGTGCTCGGCATGATCGGCGCCTTTCAAGCCCTCCAGAGCGCGGGCGCCGACGCCGACCCGACGGTGCTGGCCGGCGGCATTTGGGTGGCACTCATGACGACGGCGGTTGGTCTTGCCGTGGCGATCCCAATTGCCTTCGTGAGCGCCTGGCTCGAGGGGCGCATCGAGGCCGAGCGCGGAGTGATGGAGAGCGCGGTGACCAGCCTGCTCACGGGGCGCGCCAGCGAGGGCGATCCGACGCGGCTCGCAGGCAACTTCGGGCAAAGCGCCGAGAGGATGCACTATGCGGTTGAGTAG
- a CDS encoding biopolymer transporter ExbD encodes MRLSSETRRRQVISLTPLIDVVFLLLVFFMLASTFLEFSATSVSGATRGGEAQKLDELVLIQVRGEQTVAVNGRPVTIDELASALQEVSRNGGKRGVVRPLAGARVQDVVTVLEIARAAPLTSIVVVR; translated from the coding sequence ATGCGGTTGAGTAGCGAGACGCGAAGGCGCCAGGTCATCAGTCTGACGCCGTTGATCGACGTCGTATTCCTGCTCCTGGTGTTCTTCATGCTGGCCTCCACGTTCCTCGAGTTTTCGGCAACCTCGGTTTCGGGTGCGACACGGGGTGGCGAAGCCCAGAAGCTTGACGAATTGGTGTTGATCCAGGTTCGCGGCGAGCAGACGGTCGCGGTCAATGGTCGCCCAGTCACGATCGATGAACTGGCCTCGGCGCTTCAGGAGGTGTCACGCAATGGCGGCAAGCGCGGCGTCGTTCGCCCCCTTGCAGGCGCACGCGTGCAGGACGTGGTTACGGTCCTCGAAATCGCCCGGGCGGCCCCGCTGACCAGCATCGTGGTGGTGCGCTGA
- a CDS encoding TonB family protein, whose amino-acid sequence MPPRGTGLWLAAGLASLVLHVALFIASVARPQGEAATPSGAAVESASSLGGIIGAPIEVQANKATETPVAVRPVEATTRATERVLQSPLEPAELRPSAEVVRPTNLAAEQVETQMVAATQVEPTTLRPQTATDRATEPAAAIALFAPPATTPSTPIPSSHAAIEPPDAAAELTPPRADRRPVRRATGDRAPDRSSTRRARTVNRPTASREAKPNPAGRVAVARQAQRPERQRAVRPQRQGAAVSGSTGRRSGAGSRQTSASTTAINSYAAKVRARILSRSPRSVGARGTTVISFGLTSSGQLRFASISRSSGDARLDAGALAAVRRGGFPQPPAGASAGQLSFVIPFHFR is encoded by the coding sequence ATGCCGCCGCGCGGCACAGGTCTCTGGCTGGCGGCCGGACTGGCATCGCTCGTCTTGCACGTCGCCCTGTTCATTGCATCCGTGGCCCGACCGCAGGGTGAGGCCGCGACGCCATCGGGCGCCGCGGTCGAGAGTGCATCATCGCTCGGAGGGATCATCGGCGCTCCGATCGAAGTCCAGGCCAATAAGGCGACCGAGACACCGGTAGCGGTTCGCCCCGTCGAGGCGACGACACGTGCGACGGAGCGGGTCCTGCAATCCCCGCTTGAGCCGGCCGAACTGCGCCCCTCCGCCGAGGTCGTCCGCCCCACGAATCTCGCCGCTGAGCAGGTGGAGACGCAAATGGTCGCCGCAACACAGGTCGAGCCGACAACCTTGCGCCCGCAGACCGCGACGGATCGCGCGACCGAACCGGCCGCCGCCATCGCATTGTTCGCCCCGCCCGCCACCACGCCATCGACGCCGATCCCGTCGAGCCATGCGGCTATCGAGCCGCCGGACGCCGCCGCCGAGCTGACACCACCACGCGCTGATCGCAGACCCGTCCGCCGGGCAACGGGCGATCGCGCACCGGACCGCAGCAGCACGCGACGCGCCCGGACCGTCAACCGCCCCACCGCGAGCAGAGAAGCCAAGCCGAACCCGGCGGGTCGCGTGGCCGTTGCACGACAAGCGCAGCGCCCCGAGCGCCAAAGAGCCGTCAGACCGCAGCGACAAGGGGCGGCCGTAAGCGGCAGTACCGGGCGTCGCTCAGGTGCTGGAAGCAGGCAGACGTCGGCCAGCACGACCGCCATCAATTCCTACGCCGCAAAGGTGCGTGCCCGCATCCTCTCGCGCAGCCCTCGAAGCGTCGGCGCGCGAGGGACGACGGTGATCAGCTTCGGCTTGACGTCGTCGGGCCAGTTGAGGTTTGCGTCGATCTCCCGATCCTCGGGCGATGCACGCCTCGATGCCGGTGCGCTCGCGGCGGTGCGACGCGGGGGCTTTCCCCAACCTCCAGCCGGCGCTTCCGCCGGCCAACTCAGCTTCGTCATTCCGTTCCACTTCCGATGA